tCATTTAAAGTAAGCATATAGAAGAACTGTAATTGATATAGAATAATTGTCATTGATAACGATGATAATTTTGGCCCAGTAACTAATTAGAACGGTAACATTCATAGAGTTAAAAGCATATatcaaatttagaagaaatttctcattaatattgttttgttaaagATACCTATGAATAGGAGAagaaatattgttaattttttttttttttttaaaaaaaaaagcaggtTTCGATGTTCCCTTCAAAAGTTAATCCACGTACAAAATCGTGTAAAGTGGCGATATGATTTATTGCCGGTGCCCCTGGTAGTGGGTTTAGGAATCTGAAGCTCCTCCTTAACGATGCGATTAATCCTCGACGCCCCTGAGGTAGTGGGTATAGGAATCTGAAACTCCTTACCCTTGGGTGTCACGCagcaatctatatatatatttattcggTGGTCCatcttttttaaaacttatgaGTCAACTAAAAATTTCATAAAGAGACTTAACATGGTCACATATGTCTCCAAtaggtagttcaatcgactaggaccacgcctaatgaagtgatggtcactagttcgaattcccctccccctcttgtgtgaacatgtcaaaaaaaaaaaaaaaaaacatagtcaCATATGTTACAACTTTTTTAATGGTTGGaatttaatttcactcttttctcttttttgtaaaaaacttaaaattaaatcttgaacgttgaaaaaatttatagcacatacacttttattttatttttttaacgatACCTAAGCCAAATCTAGTTTAATAAAAGTCGACAAGAATGATTATTAAAGTTACAATCATCTTTAGGCTTCAGgctatttcttattcttcttttttccagtAAACTAAACGAAAATCCTAAATGTATGGCATCATTGCACTCCTCTCTACTTTGTCATGCTTGAATATAATTTGGTTTCTTATTTGGGGGACGCCAGATCCACGTCATCAAAGTTTGACGACATGGTACTGTTGACACGATGTCCTCCATGTGGGGGACGTCGTTTCAACAGTAGAACGGCATCTCTAAAGGTGCCGTTTACTGTTTAAACAACACCTATTTGATAGGTGTCGTTTTTATGACAAAATGACACTATATagtgttattttcttttaacaacTCATTGTTCACAGGAAGAGgatctctcaatttcaaatctaCTCCATTTTTAAATAACACCTATTTGATCGGTGTCATTTTTATGACAAAATGACACTACATagtgttattttcttttaacaacTCACTGTTCAtaggaaaaggatcctctcaattttaaatcTCCTCAATTTTTTCTGTTTAATACATTtagaagggtagtgttgtccaaaagtttgaatctcaaaaaaatttggacaacaacactattattttaaatgtactaaatagaaaaaatagaagagatttaaaatgaaagagCATCCTTTTCCCTGATCACACcacaaaatcaaagaatttttgtagtgaaggtTGTCTCCAACTTCCAAAAAGTTCCCAATCTCATTTATGGAATAGGATTGTCGTCAATATGGTAAGGTTGTCTCCaacttccaacttccaaaaaGTTCCCAATCTCATTTTTGTAGAGAAGGTTGTCTCCAACTTTCAATATTGAGATAGTTCAGAAGATCATAAAAAATggaatttcttgtatttttaccctttttctttttttctttaaaaaaaaaaaatattattcctCATCTTTCTTCTTATTTGACGGAAATCTCAGAAACATCAGAGAATGGGAATCAAGCTTACAACACACAAGTCAAGAATGcagacttttttttcttttcttatgaattaaataatatttcattCAACAAGTGAACCaactacaaacaaacaaaccagcAAATGAGACTCATTAGAGCCCCAAACACCAAGCTAATAAACGAGAGACCCCCTCAACGAAAACACAGAGAGAAGCTCAAAACCATTAATCTACGTCTGCAGAATAAAAGCCAGAAATCAACCCAACAAATCCATTAGGAAGATTTAGATTCCATTGTTGACGCAGagcaacattttccaaaatcaatgACCACCTCAACAaccaccacctccaccacctccaccaccacctccacAAAACAGTACCACCACCTCCACAAACtgtaccaccaccaccacctccaccacctacacaaccaccaccacctccacaaccaccaccacctccaccacctCCACCACATACACAACCACCACCGCTATAGCCTCCGCCTGCACCTCCAGCTGCAAAACCAGAACCGCCTCTTCGCTTGCGAGGTTTTCTAGAGccatcatcaccatcaccacAAGCAAAGATGGCCATTGATATAATTGAGAGAGACATGATGATCATGCAGATCAACAAAAGTAGGCCACCCGAGCTCTCCATCGCAACACCTGCATCACCGACATGGGCACCAAAATCTCTCGCCATTTGTGggatttccttctctttctatGGTTTTTGATAGGTCAAGTATGTGCCTCAACAGCATTCAAGTTTAAAGACGTCTGCTAGCTTCACGACTTAATGAGCCTCATTAATGAGGAAAAGGTGTTTAGTAGCCAGATCTCAAGCTACCCTCGTCCATATGGAACAAGGTCATCTCCAATTCATTATGGaccggagaatatccagttcataaTGAGGATTTCTCCTTATAAATCTTATAGCTAAAAATGGAacacatatcccactaataaaaataataataaaatattattttaaattaaaaaaaaaattaataaaaaaagaagaaaaaagatggaGGTGGCCatggtggttggccacccccatttcaGGTAGGGGTGGcagaaccaccccatggccctgtaagggtggttggccaccccccaAGACTCTTTAAGTGGTTGGCCATCCTCTTTTGCAAATGGGGTGGTtcgccatgggggtggttcggccaccccttggccgaccatgggggtggctcccctacccaaaatggggtggccagccacccccttctttttcttctttctttattactttattttttattttttatttttaatttaaactaatattttattattaattttttattgagtgTATGTGTCCCATTTCTAACTTAAGATTTCTGAAGAGAAATTTACATCATAAATTGGATATTCTTCAGTCCATTATGagctggagaggatcctgttcccaTCCCATTATCAAGTGAGGCTCTCATCcatttcattaaattttgaaacagCTGGCATATATCAagctctcatatatatatatatatcaagtttacaacacataatttcatagatttttgttcaatttaacgaaaatatttgaattgatatttttttgaaacattaaaaaatacattactaatttttaaatattaaaatttaaattaaaaaaggccTAAAATTTCATGCgaataaaagtaaatttaacccTTTTCTTtcggaaaaatggaaaaactaAGTTATcgtaagttttcttttcttctaaaaaatgagGTTTTGATTGATTGGAAAGCTACATGTGTAGCGAAAATGACTTGAATTTATCAAGTCTTACGTGGACCCcagaatattatttattattattattattattttttttttttgtctctagcAACAATAGGTATTTTAGTTActcaaaattcacttttttgtattttagttactaatttttcaatacaaactgGAATAGACTATCTATTCAATTCTCTACtttcttcaaatattatttttattattttttagccaTTATTGTGTGgatgggggagagagagagggggtagaaggagagggagagagaaaaaacaataaacaaatttttccaGTGTCTAACAGTTTTAAAGCATGTCCAAAAGAGTAGTTAAATTCACCacaatagtcaaatttgactatttttgtatttttttttttcctcttcaataGAATAGGCTCTTTAACTTTTTTGATCTATTTTACTATAGTAAATATGTAAAATAGTATATTTACTGTTCACAactacaaaattttttaatcatttctctcTCATCCCTTTCACCTTTTTCTCTCACTCGCTTTCTTTCtctatgataaaaataatactaaaaaataatattgaattaGAGTTGAGAgttaaaataactattctatcGGAGTATGTTGTgaaaaattagtagctaaaatagaaaaagtggTATTTTGAATGGCTAAAATAGCCACCCTTGCTGTAGATGCACTTAATAGGCTACTTAGCCTATTTACTGTAGCAAAATAGTTGGAAAAAGTTAAGAAGCCTAATCTGCTGGAGATGAAAAATGACttataataatcaaatttgactattatgagCCATTTAGCTATTCTTTTAGAGATGTTATTGgaagttttcttttccttcacagTGAAGCACTTGCcaacttttctatatatatatatatatatatatatagagaaaagtTTGCCATTCGGTCAAGGAAGCGAGAGACAGCAGCAgcttgtaaagaaaaaaaaaatagagagagagcaACACAGCAGCCTTGTTTTTGAGAGAAAAGATAGTAAGCTTTAgggaatttgagaaaatttcccttttgtattttttattttttgtgtttgtgagcttcggtgtattggggcttttagGTTTGAGTGATTTTATTTGTACTCcattttttgttagtgaatttcttccGAATCGTCTCCGCCAGTAGATGTAAagttgttaagccgaaccacttaaattttgatgTCTTGTGTGActgattattaatttttattctactattttttctgcttttttccTTGGATAGGTATTGTGAAAAAGCCTGCTACATAtatcttataattttttcaacaattcagatttaatttcattctcttctttttttctcatgaaaaatttagaattaaatcttaatttcttttttctttttttctttttacgatacctaagccaaatccaattTGATAAAGGTTCATAAGAATGATTATATATTAAAGTTACAATCAGCTTTAGGCTTCAAgctatttcttattcttctttttttttttttccagtaaaGGAAACGAAAACCCTAAAATGTATGAAATCCTCGCACTCCTGTCTACTTTGTCCTGCCATTTCTACTATGATTTGTTTGTTGGTTGGTCATTTCTAGCGAGGTTATCTCCAACTTCCAGAAGGCTTGCACCAGGCACAAGTAATTGTGAATGAGGACCCATCTTGCTTAGAAAGCTAGGCATATTTGAGTATATTTTGCAATTACTTCAGAGATTTGGCCTTTATGGGAAAAGTAAGAGAATTTAGccataacactttttttttttttctaatttttatttacggTAAGGAACCCCTCCAAGGCAATGATACTTTGTGTACCCACTCATGTCGAGTAAACATCGGATTCATGTAAAGCACTCCCTCTACACAGATCGGGTAATACTCTGACTTCATCAACAAAATGGCCTCAAGAAATTATTTGCACTCAATGGAATTCAACCTTAAACCTGATGaaatgccaccaagaccaagACTCTTACCATTTGAACCAACTCCTTCGAatttttagccattaactttaGACAATAGAAAACATTATTATATTTGGCCAAATAACAGCTTTAGAGATTTTAAACATGCCTTTACCTTTTGCACCCTATCCTTAATTTGTAACCTAaactctttgttttcttttaatttttaatcatCTTTATCACTTACGTTTTTCACATACTCTTTCATTTAGCAATATTACCTTTAGAATTACAAATAGTTCTTAGTTTTCTGTCTACAAATATGAGGAAGGTACCTTGTTCAACCTTAATTGACATATATAAGTCTACAACCATAGTGAAAAAGGGAGATGTTCACACCCAAGTAACTCCATAATGTAtttacaacaaaatcaaattgataGCAGACCATATGTAGATGCCAGATACCATCATCACTTCTGAAAAAAACACTTATTTCATGTCAAGAAATTCTCAtgctttctccttttttttttttttttgttcatgtaATCACCCAAAATTATAGGCTTCTCAGTGATAACCAACTGGAGCAGGAGACTCCCTCAACTCACGTCCTTGATAATGTATGTCCTGCAATTCAACATTTGCAACACAAAAAGACTAAACATACAGAAGAGCTAAAGGGGGAAAACCTGCAACAAGCAATGAGATCATTTTTTACTTACAGATGCAAAGTGGTTGACATCGCGGTGGTGAGCCTCATCCGCTCTCACAACCATGACAACGTCACGTAAGGTTGAGTTCGCGGGCAGCTGCCAGTAATCGATGGCAATGGCCGGAGCCGGCACATTCTCAATGGTGCCCTTGTCGAGTTCCTTGAGGAACTCGGTGTAAGAGTGTATTGCCTCCTCCTCGAGGTAACCCACCACACGGTGAGCGAATTTCGGAGATATCATATAGCCTAAGAAGTAAGCATTGAAGAAAACACCTTGGACAGTAAACACAAGAGCGCGCTCGTACCACCTGGGATTAGATACCTCCATGAAGGTCATGAGATGCATACGCTCATTCTCAGCTTCTTCCAGCAGGGCTTTGATCCACCCGCCGCTGTGCTCGAAGCGCCTCAGTGACTTGCAGTGCAGCAGCAAGCCACCCACCATGCCTGGAACAGCAGCTACAGTTTCTAGCATCATTGCCCGGCAGCCATATCGCCTCTGTAACATATATACAAACACATAGAAGAAGGAAATTTAATTCATCTATCCAAGGGAATTTCAAACATAAAAAACACATGGGAATATGCAAATTATGCGCCCAAAATGACACAGGAAAGCATGGCTGACTTTGTTTCCAAATTCATTGGAAGCCAACAATAGTTTCACAACTCCCTCTTTATGTAATAACTGCTAACatgtttctaaattttttataaaagcatatttgagattgcgtttaagaaatagaacttttaagtaaaaaatgttttttggaaaaaactttattttaaagtttttggctttttgaacccttaaaagggctttcaattttttttaccaaacggctacttttttgttcaaatgaattttttaagtgttaaatacacttttagacccctcaaacgttcacccaaacaaaccctaagcCAATGATATACTATTAAGCCTGTTCGACAacccaaacaattttctttacttttctctcacaaaaaattcaaaacccgtttcacatttatatcacattaatcaattttttttttttctcacaaaaaatacaaaactctttttcatctttatatcacatcaattaattcTCATTTgtattacaaaaaacaaaaaataagaatggtttgccaaacacaaacacaaattattttaattttaattacatgaaaaaataaaaaataaaaaaaaatcatccattGAACCTCAACCATCCATCCCAATAAGATAATCACCATCCAACAacttaaaaacttaacaattgtCCTcgacaaaaaaattgaaaaaataaaaaatattaaaacatttgaaTCAAAGACATATAATAAATAAGACATGCTCTTTAATCGGGTGGAGACAAAATCTGAAATAATTTGCAAGAAAAGAGGCCCTCcgattaaataatataaaaagaaaataaagaagaaccTGAAAGAATAAGTCGGTGGGCCATCTGAGGGATTTGACGGTCCAATAAGCCAATTTGTCCATAAACGTCGCAGGTACG
Above is a genomic segment from Corylus avellana chromosome ca9, CavTom2PMs-1.0 containing:
- the LOC132192274 gene encoding ubiquinol oxidase 1a, mitochondrial; amino-acid sequence: MDKLAYWTVKSLRWPTDLFFQRRYGCRAMMLETVAAVPGMVGGLLLHCKSLRRFEHSGGWIKALLEEAENERMHLMTFMEVSNPRWYERALVFTVQGVFFNAYFLGYMISPKFAHRVVGYLEEEAIHSYTEFLKELDKGTIENVPAPAIAIDYWQLPANSTLRDVVMVVRADEAHHRDVNHFASDIHYQGRELRESPAPVGYH